In a genomic window of Drosophila takahashii strain IR98-3 E-12201 chromosome 3L, DtakHiC1v2, whole genome shotgun sequence:
- the LOC108066361 gene encoding uncharacterized protein has protein sequence MNRSRLFATFISLLIWSTQVQQFFVSGTRQQGKTQHWLHSFRAELIPGDFYKALEKSDGSKRTLQHTLQHFLERLHKNLTMSTVLSDSENNTTSADIYIFRMQELSTFFYKASHTFEQFSTDTEHFFEISKNSSHTLLLRLRQVPTAQPTRVKVFLTNYFSEMEFFHTIFSEIIDEALEYCIETLKAIKKIFFYYADTQSFFLENWKLKLNLECCSLYVDFLQQHSAQIFKCSAGDNLNMVYDVYSVTKLNVKYIMVQLEFRIQRLYNCFFNTNFSIRCKFLKSAEGDFKHLLNKLADLEMYLDVKTKKNNFSALRLQRKATWYKNTLKSASTLDDCLPNGFPHSQMSMDLKKCFNFF, from the coding sequence ATGAATCGGTCCAGATTATTTGCTACTTTTATAAGCTTGCTAATATGGTCTACCCAAGttcaacaattttttgtcAGCGGAACTCGACAACAAGGCAAAACTCAACATTGGCTGCACTCTTTCAGAGCAGAACTAATACCGGGCGACTTTTACAAAGCCCTTGAAAAGTCCGATGGCAGTAAACGCACTCTGCAACATACATTACAACATTTCTTGGAAAGATTACACAAAAATCTGACAATGTCGACGGTGTTAAGTGACTCCGAAAATAACACCACAAGTGCAGatatctatatttttagaatgcaAGAATTAtcgacatttttttataaagcttCTCATACTTTTGAACAATTTTCCACGGATACTGAACATTTCTttgaaatatcaaaaaattcaAGTCATACACTATTATTAAGACTACGGCAAGTTCCAACAGCCCAACCTACACGtgttaaagtttttcttacaaactatttttcagaaatggAATTCTTTCATACGATATTTTCCGAAATAATCGACGAAGCTTTGGAATATTGCATAGAAACTTTAAAagcgattaaaaaaatatttttttactacGCAGATACTCAAagcttttttttagaaaattggaaattaaagcTGAATTTGGAATGCTGCTCGCTCTATGTTGACTTTTTACAACAGCATTCTGCCcagatttttaaatgttctgCTGGGGATAATCTTAACATGGTTTATGATGTTTACTCTGTGACAAAGCTTAACGTCAAGTATATTATGGTACAGCTGGAGTTTCGCATTCAACGactttataattgtttttttaatacaaatttttccaTTCGAtgtaaatttttgaaaagcgCGGAGGgagattttaaacatttactgAATAAACTCGCCGATTTAGAAATGTATCTGGatgtaaaaactaaaaaaaacaatttttcggCACTACGCTTACAACGAAAAGCAACATGGtacaaaaatactttaaaatcgGCATCGACCCTTGATGATTGTCTCCCAAATGGCTTTCCGCATAGTCAAATGTCAATGGACCtaaaaaaatgctttaattttttttaa